The DNA window AGTGACACCTTGAGTAGCCGGTCTACCTTTGCATTGTGGGGCATCCCCAGTCCAGGTCCCTGTGGCTGTGCACTCACGTCTCTCCACCCCCATCAGTGCAAACCCGGTCTGGCAGGAGAAGGTACATGTGGAGCCAAAGGTGAATTCCCCATGGAGGTGGGAGCAGTTCAGCTCTCCCTGATCTGGAGCACTGAGCACTGGGCAGGCAGTAGCTGCAAAGATAGGGATACTCTTCAAGGAGAAGCTTGGGGATTACATGGCTAAGCTGTTGGGACAAGAGGACCAAGACACCACAGAACAGCCCAGAGTCCACCCCACAGCCAGTGACACCTTGAGTAGCTGGTCTACCTTTGCATTGTGGGGCATCCCCAGTCCAGGTCCCTGTGGCTGTGCACTCACGTCTCTCCACCCCCATCAGTGCAAACCCGGTCTGGCAGGAGAAGGTACATGTGGAGCCAAAGGTGAATTCCCCATGGAGGTGGGAGCAGTTCAGCTCTCCCTGATCTGGAGCACTGAGCACTGGGCAGGCAATAGCTGCAAAGACAGGGATACTCTTCAAGGAGAAGCTTGGGGATTACATGACTAAGCTGTTGGGACAAGAGGACCAAGACAGCAGAGAACAGCCCAGAGTCCACCCCACAGCCAGTGACACCTTGAGTAGCCGGTCTACCTTTGCATTGTGGGGCATCCCCAGTCCAGGTCCCTGTGGCTGTGCACTCACGTCTCTCCACCCCCATCAGTGCAAACCCGGTCTGGCAGGAGAAGGTACATGTGGAGCCAAAGGTGAATTCCCCATGGAGGTGGGAGCAGTTCAGCTCTCCCTGATCTGGAGCACTGAGCACTGGGCAGGTGACAGCTGCAGGGTAAGTAGGCATACTTCAAGCAGAAGCCTGTGGACTATGAGGCTAAACCAAGATGAGAGAACCAAGACACTGGAGAACATTCCAGGGTCATCCTGAGGCCTGTGATGTCTCAAGCAGCAACTCTACCTTTGCATTGTGGGGCATCCCCAGTCCAGGTCCCCATGGCTGTGCACTCACGGTTCTCTGGTCCCATCAGCAGAAACCCTGTCTGGCAGGTGAAGGCACATGTGGAGCCGAAAGCAAAGTCCATGTAGAGGTGGGAACAGTTCATGTCTCCCCAGTGTGGTGCACTAAGGAGTGGGCAGCTAATGGCTGCAGGGCAAATAAGCACACTTCAACTAGGAGTCTGGCGACTATGAGTCTAAACTGCTGAAATGAGAGCATTGATACACCAGACAAAAGCACAGAGTCACCTCAAGCCCTTTGACACACTGAGCAGCAACTCTACCTTCACAATGTGGAGTATCGCCAGTCCAGGTCCCTGTGGCCATGCACTCACGGCTCTCTGGCCCCATCAGTGCAAACCCTATCTGGCAGGAGAAGGTACACGTAGAACCAAAGGCAAAATCCCCATGGAGGTGGGAGCAGTTCATCTCTCCCCGATCTGGGGCACTGAGCAGTGGGCAGGTAATGGCTGCAAGGATAGAGATATGCTTCAAGCAGAAGCCTGGGGGATATGAGGCTAAACTGTTGGAATGAAAGGACCAAGATTCCTGAGAACATCACAGGGTCTCTGACACCCTGAGCAGCAACTTTACCTCTACAGTGTGGAGAGTCACCAGTCCAGGTCCCTGTAGCTGTGCACTCACGGCTTTCTGGCCCCACCAGTGCAAACCCTGCCTGACAGGAAAAGGCACATGTGGAGCCAAAGTTGAAGTCCCCGTGGAGGTGGGAGCAGTTCAGCTGGCCTTGGTCTGGCACGCTGAGTGCTGGGCAAGTGATCACTGCAGGGCGAAAAGGCACATGTCAAGCAGGAGCTTGGACACTGGACTAAACTGCTGGGACAAAGAGACTGAGGAACATCATAGTGTCACTCCACAGCTAGTGACACtctgagctccagcagcagctctacCTTCACAGCGTGGGGTATCCcctgtccaggtccctgtgGCTGTACACTCACGGTTCTCTGACCCCATCAGTGCAAACCCAGTCTGGCAGGAGAAGGTACACGTAGAACCAAAGGCAAAATCCCCATGGAGGTGGGAGCAGTTCATCTCTCCCCGATCTGGGGCACTGATCACTGGGCAGGTAATGGCTGCAATGGAAAAGCAGGTCTCAGGGACAGAATAGATGAGGTTAAACCTAGGGATTAGGGCTGAATCCCAatcaaacaaacccaaatctATGGTGGATATGCCTTTGATTTAGCTCTCTCACCCAGACAGGTTTCATGGTACAATGATTTTTCTGCCACACGAGTGATTTCTGGGGAGGAGgcgggaaggggagggggaggctgTTGCTGTTCTGGTAGAGCCCTGTTTGTCCTCTGCCCTACCCCAGGATGCAGCCCCTGAGACAAAGGACCACAGCTGCTGCAGTCCTACTTGCCTCTCTTCCTGGAGGGGAGCAGAGGCTTGGCTCCATTCTTGTCACAACGACAGTGGGGAGGACACTCAGATGTCCTTGTGGCCATAgtggactgggatgggatgaCTGTGATGGCTATACGGGTTGTGTGCCAGCCTCCCCAGGTTGTGTTTTACTGCATGCTAGGGCAGCACCCAGCGTCTGCTGGGACAAGTGGCTCCACTGCTTGCAGGACATCAAACATTACCAGCACCCAGCCTGGGTCAAACAGACCCATTCCCTGCATCTTCTCTTTTCAGACTGACACCAAACACTTTCCTTGGTAGACTATTCCTTTCATAGCTAGTTTACAGGCAAGACTAGTTTCCCCCAGAATCCCCAGAGGTGTCTATCAGGGCCCCAAACCCCGGTACTGAGGCACCCCCAACCAGGCAGCCCAGGCTCTACTTTTGCAGCATGGAGGGGGCCTGGTCCAGACACCACCAGCTGTGCACTGCAGCCTCCATGCTCCCATCAGCTCAAAGCCCTCTTAGCAGGAGAAGGCACATGTGGAGTTGAAGGTGAAGGTGCCGTGTGGGTGGGAGCAATTGACTTGGCCCTTTTCCGGGGCagccagctgcaggcagagacACGGTAGCGCACAGCACTGTCAGCTACACAACAGCAGGAGCCTCTGCTCTTTTTCAGAGTAAACTCAACTGGCAACAGTTGCTGATTCAGCTTCATTATCAGCAAAGGTGACCGACTAACTCATCTGATTCTTCACAAAAATGAAATCAGTCATACATATAGccagcaggaaaaaacaatGAGTTGAGAAAGCAAGCCTTTGGGAATTTGAAAAGCCTGGAGTGGGCAGGTTCAGGCCAGCTTGCCTGGGAGGACTTTCACCAAACTAGGAGCCAGCTCCTGATGCTGCCATGGTTAGGGATGCTGGCCATGGGACACTCACATCCCACATCCATGCCTGTTTTCCTTAATTGCAGAAAGCTCTGCTGGTCTCAGCTGCCTAAAGCAAGGCCTGGGTTGGACCACAGGCCAACCCAGCGCAGGCGTCATCAGCAGCACTAACTTCACTGCAGtggttttttaaatatatatacacagagaCTCTGCCCCTCCCTGCTGGGTCTCCCAATACTGAGGATCCCCATTTGTGTCCTGTGTCCACTCCAGTCCTTGATTTATCCCATTGAACCATGTAGTGGTACAGAGAAGGTTGGAGCAGGGCTCCAACACCCTAGAAAAAAGCCCAGCACTTCTCTGGGGCACCCAGGGCCTGGCTGCAAACCCTCAAGCTGCAAACAGGAAGACTTTCCCTGTCCCTGCGGTGTACCATACTGCAACTTTCTCTCCTTCGCAGTTTCCTGCCCTGTTCTGTCCCTCCCAGCTCATATCTAACCTCATCTCATGAGTACTTGCCCCTGCTGAAGGTGGCCCAGCCCAGGTAGCCCCTCTACTCTTCTCTGATGATGCCCAAGATGTGGAACATCTTCCTAAGGTGGATCAGGGTGGGCTCAGGGAGGTGGAGATGGTGCCACTAGGGTGATGGAGGTGCTAAGACACTGTCTTGCCCTTCGAGCATGCAGGGTGCTGGTGCATGGGTGGGATTCAGGACAGCAAACGAGCACTGCGCAgatggggagagcagggggcTTATCCAGAGCTCACAGAACCCCTGCCCATTGCAGCCTCATTGGGGAGCTCCTTCCCCAGAGGGCCAGGGCACTCCAAGCCCAGCTCATTGCTTGCCTGAGCAGTGCTGGCCCTATAAAAGCCTCAGGGCTTCATACCTGAGACAGAGTCCTGGCAGGCCCTACCTGTGCACGTGGGTGTGTCTGCTGACCACTGCTGGGAAGCCAGGCACTGCAGTGTGCCCTCCCCTTGTCGCTCAAACCCCTCCTGGCACCTGAACACGCAGGTGGAGTTGTAGCTGAAGTCTCCATAGGGATGGCTGCAGTTCATGTGCACTCCCTTGGGCTCGAGCTCAGTGCACTGCGCAACTGGGAGAGACATGGCACCACCAGCCCATTAGGAGCATATTGAACTTGCCTGCTTTGCCACTGAGAGTCAGGCTCTccagaagggagggaggaatggGAATGGACAGCTCACCATTCTCACACTCAGGGCCATGGAAGCCAGGGTAGCAGTCACAGTGGTAGCTTCCAATGGTCTCCACACACTCGCCATGTTGGCTGCATAGGTGGGGCTGGCAGGAAGCTGCACACACAGAAGATAGTCATCAGGAGCCAGTAGCCACCCTGCCAAGATTCCTAGCCCACCCAATCCAGCTCCTTGATGCGGTCTCCTTGCTTACCCAGGTAGCACAATGCCTTTTTCCTCCGGTTGCACGGCTCATCATTCCACTTGCCCGACTCCCGCTGTCGCTTGATGTAGATCTCCACACAGTCCTGATTGAAGCGGCGGTTGTTGGGCTCCCCAGCTGCCCAGTTCTCAGCCTCTTTTGTCAGCACTTTCTTGGTGCCCACCCAGGTCCAGGTGCCACCCAGTTTGCGGATACCAATCCAGTAGTAGTGCCCGTGGAAGGGCAGGCTCTTGTTGAGGTACTCAATCTCCTGCTTATTCTGGATTGCCAccaggtcagtgaagaaggtcTGGCAGTAGTTCCTGGCCTGCTCCCACGTGTAGTCTCCTTGGTTACTGTAGTGGTACGTCCAGGCACTCACCTCCACCTGTGTCACCACGCCTTTCAGAGAGGATGAGGTCCAGCTTTGGGAAAGTGAGGTCTGGGATGGGGTCCTTTGGGTGGGCTAGGGATGGAATTAGTGCTAAGAGATATCAGTGACCAGCTGGGGGAAGGAACAAGTGTGTGTGAGAATGGGGCTCTAAGAGTGTACAGTGACGTGGGTGGATTAGGCATGACAGAAGGAGCTAAGGTGGGACGGTGGGGAAAATGGGGTGAAGGCTGAGACAAAGGTCAGcatgggatggggcaggcagaGCACAGATGGCAGAAGAGCCCCAAGCAGTGATGCCAACCGTCCTCCAGCACAACAGTTGaaagcccagccctgcagccctgctccctTGCCCACAAATGTTTCCCAATGGGGACAACCCAACCTCGAGATGTTTTCTTACACATGGTTCCTTCCTTGAGTGCAGAAGTGTACCACtcctgttttcttgctttacacTTCTACATGAGAGTCAGCTCGGAGCAAGGCAGAGCAATGAGCCTGTCCTCATCCCAAAAGCATTTGGATCCCGAGCCACTCATGTAAGACAGAGATGGTCTGAAGATTCTTGTAAACTCAGTATTGCAAAACAACATCTTGCAAAAGTCAGGTTCACATCCTGGCCATGCCTACCAGGCAGGACAAAGCCAGAGATTAACTGGAACCCGCACCCAGAAGCAAAGGTCACTTTGCTGAAGCCCTACTCTTATTTACAGCATTTCACACCACAACTTGATGCATTCAAAGGATTTTAgctacacacacaaaaaaacccaactcctccctcttctccagaagcAGACAACTCCACAACTGCAGAAAGCAATACAAGGATCATATCTCCATCTGTGCAGAGGGTGAGATAGGGATCAAAGTTTGTTCCAAACAACCAGCCTGGTGTACCCTGTGTCTCAGGAGAGTGTATTGCACTGTGGTCATACAGGCAAAAGTCTAGGCATCGCCAATTACATGCAAATCTAGGGCTTCCCCAGTCTAATTAGGGCTCTGATTTTGTCAgtaattacacatttttctaaGCAAATTTCCCATAATCTGTCTGTTTTTCCTTGTGAAAGGATGAACTATCCACTTATTCCACAAAACAGAAGCCAAGGAAAATATGGCCTTCAACAATAGCCCTCCTTTTCACCCCTTGGAAATTTGGGGCTGCAGGACCTCCTGGGAGCCTaccccatcctcagctcctacCACCTGCCTTGCAGCTCTTGCTACCTTCCCAGCACGGCTCAGGACAGCCACCCCACTACTCTCATACTTCCCATCCCCAGACTGAGAGGGACCAAGGGAGCCCACCTGCTACATGCTGTCCTGCCTCtttcctccagctccaccagtaACAACCTCTGTAGCATAGTTCATAGTTCCTTCCCTTCAGCCTTATGTTACTTCTCCCTGCCCCACCTGGAGCTGAATCCTCAAGTGGGTGCTGTTTGTGTTTTGACACCTTGGCTCTCCTGGCGACTCCTGATTCCCCCCTCCAGGGAGGTGTTCATCACCCACTGCACTTGGGGTACCTTTGCGTTTTTGTTTTCACCTCAGAGGTAAATCTCAGACTCCTCCTTACCCTTCAGCCTTTGCCTCTGTTCCTTAGCTCAGCCACAAAAGGTTCTTTGGAAAATAACCAGGCTCATGAAGGATCTCTGAGGTCAGAGCAGGCGCTGGCAGCTTTTGCTCTGTGCAATGCCGATGCGTGAAGGATATATCCTACAGGCATCAAACTCAAATTAGGTACTGATTTCTTCTCCTGATGTCAATTAACAGCTTTTAACCCTGCATGATGCTGTTCCTAGCCTTTGCACCTGTGGGTCCTGATGGTAGAGCTCCTGCTGCCTTTGTCCAGTTCATAGCACAACGCGCTGCCTGCTATGCTGCACTTGGGGAACCAGACACCACACACGAAGCCTGAGTGTGGACTGGCCCTACCTGGGAGGGCATGGTCCTTTTCCAGGTCTggctggagggagctggctcAGGCAGATGCAGACCCCTCCTAGCCCAGAAAGATCCAGTCCTGGGGCTGGCAGTCATGGGCAGGGAACTGATGAGTTCCCAAAATAACTTTGCTGCCCTTTTCCAGTTTCCCAGACCTGCGGTCTCCTCAGCGGCTTTGTCATGCTGGGCTCAAGTAATTGAGTGGGTGGCAGATGGCTTACCCCAAGTGATGGCAACGATGCCCAAATAGCAGAAACCATGAGATCCCAGAGCCCACGTCCTCCCAGCAGACCGCAGTGCCTCAGCAGTACCCTGCATGCCAGAGAGGGAGGTGTGAGCAAGCACATTCCACGGGGGTTCATGCACCCAACCACGCACCCACACCACCATTAGGTAGTCCTGGTAGCCACACGGGCACATTGCTTCTGTGGGCTTGCATGCAGGCATGcgtgctgctgctggccaggtacagctctgctgcagaaagggTCCCTCCAGCAAGGCAGTTTTGGGGGTGCTGTGCCCACAGCACAGATGGGCACTTGGGGAGGCTGTGCCAGCAGTGCACTTCACTCCTGGGGAACCTCTGAGCCCAGGGCATGCCCTGTGtctcccagccctccctgcccaGCCGGTGCTGGCATTGTCTCTGCAGCAGAGCCCTGTGTGCCTGGCATGGCCTTGCTGCCTGGGCAGTCTCTCTCCAGGGCAGCCTGGGTCCATCCCATAGGTCCCCAGCACTGGCACTGGCTCCTGGCAGTGCCTTCCCATAGTCTTGCCCTCTCTTAACCACCTTTGCAGAGCCCGGTCCTGACTCATCCccaaggaaagaagagagacCTACCATGTTGGTGCTGCAGATGCACCTTGCTCAGCTGCTGACAGCCTGAAGCCGTCTGGCCCTTGGTGGGCAGCAGGGCTTGCACTTCCTCTGAGCATACGGAGCATGGTTCCCTGCCCTTGGtctcttcccctcccaccccacccctgctGCCAGACCACATCCTGCCTTGTTCCCCGCTTCCCCTGCTGCAGGGTTCTCTTACCTAGAGAGACCCTGCTTGCAGCTCCAGGTTGGAGGGTAACAGCAGGCTCTGTCCTGGCCATGGCCCTGGCAAGACTCAGCTCGTCACCTGCCCCATAGCATGGGAGTCAGGTGCATCCCCATGCTGCTATGGGAGCCAACCCCCAATGAGCCAGGCTTGCCTGAGACCCCCCAGGACGTGCAGAAGGGTCCTGCTCCAGCCAATGATGCCCAAAGCATGGATACCTCTCCAACTCACCATGTCTGTGTTGCAGTGCCCACGCTGGTAGCTGGGGGACAGAGGAGCAATAAGGGGTGATAAGCTCCCAGGCGGGCTGAATGGGAGCGTGGCTCACAGCCTCCCCGCTCCTGCACCAGATGCTCTCCTCACTCGCAGGATTTTTGCTCTGGCTGTGAATCTTCATATACCATTTATAAACTGTCACTTACACAatgtattttcctgtctttgcctttaAGCCTTCATAAGAAAGGTTGAAGAACGTGCCAGAGGAACTTCCCCCGAGTTGGTAATATCCTTTATGAACTTCCACCAATGCTTCAGAAACATGTCTCATTGTATTCACCTCCCCTTGGATCATTCTTGAATCATCATAAATCTTTCCTTATCCCATTCTGCTTCTAAGGAAATTTGTGTTGGCAGGAATTACTCTGCTCATTTCCAGCTAAAGCCAAAGTGAGAGCCATGCAGGTCACATGTATTTTCCATATCCAGAGAAACTGATGCTGCTCCAGTGGGACTCATGCTAGACAAAAGAAGGAGCCCATCCCTCAAAAGCCATAACCCACTACAATGACTTTATACTTGGCCAATGTAAATTAAACTCAGTTCCTGTCTCTGGATATCTCCTTGCAAAATGTTTTACTGCAATTGTCTGTTTTCATGGAATTGTTGAGGATAAGCCTGTATGTCCAGTAATTCATGAGCCCTTTCTAAGCAGCTCATGTGCAGAGGGTATACCGTTATGGCAAGGGAAGAAGCAGCCAGGATGgcagagaggctgaggggatgCTTCTGAGGCAGGAGAGCATCTCCAAATGCTGAGGGTTTCGTTCCCACCTGTTGGGAGACCCATTGGGAGTTAGAGGGGTGCTCAAAAGTGCATGGCCCTGGAGGGGAGCAGGCTGTGCCCCTGCCAGCTTCACTTCTACTGAGACCTAGCATGGTAGGGCAgagcagtagaaaaaaaaattcccaccTTTATTTTTGCAACTACAAGTATTTTCTggtattgttttaaaaacagaagcaaggTGGCTGAGAGCTGAGCAAGGTGGGTGAGCATGCTGCCAGTGCAAAGGGTAGAACATGTACAAGTTCAAAGCTGTTTGTGGGGTGCAGGTATCCCCTGCCTGCAGGTACCTGGGCTCTAAGACGTGATCCTGCACAGCAGGACCAGTGCCGAAGGCTGCTTTACAGGTAGTGGAAAAATGTACCCAtggtgggagggagagaagatTTTAATCAGCTCTGCATTCTCCTGGGAATCTCGGGTGGTTTCCAAGGCTGGCTACACGGGAAGGACTCAGGATGCATTTCAGGGCACACACTCCCTGATGGGTTCCTGCTGCCCTGTTTACCAAGAAAGGGCCCATTTCTGCCTTACAGGCTGAGTAGTGCAGAGATTTAGAGATTTTCTAGGTGATGGGATGGTACATTCTCTGCCCCTGGCCACCCCTCCAAGGGCTCAGTACAAACTGCAAGACAGCACTTTGCTCAGTATGGACTAGAGGGAGCAGGTACAAATACATCTTCCTATGTCACCTCCTCACTGTCCCTCTGGACTCTGCAGGGATCTGGAGTGGAAATGTGCCTCCTTCGCTGTGCCCCAGTCCTGAGCAACAGACAGAGGTCTCCTCTGAGAATCCTGCTCCAGGCTGTTTCAGTGGGGAAGGGAGCATGGGTGCTGCACTCCCACCTGCAGACCGCTGCCAAGGGTGCTGTGTAGGCGGCAGGGCTGGAAAACCCACCCACAGGCTGTGACCACAAGGCTTACTGGGGgaagcagctgagctgctgcagccatCACTGCCTGCTCAGGCAGATACTTTGTGCCCTCTCGATGTGCCTCGGCCATGCAGGGGGTCATGCGCAGG is part of the Phaenicophaeus curvirostris isolate KB17595 chromosome 8, BPBGC_Pcur_1.0, whole genome shotgun sequence genome and encodes:
- the LOC138723450 gene encoding P-selectin-like isoform X1, encoding MLRMLRGSASPAAHQGPDGFRLSAAEQGASAAPTWVLLRHCGLLGGRGLWDLMVSAIWASLPSLGPTQRTPSQTSLSQSWTSSSLKGVVTQVEVSAWTYHYSNQGDYTWEQARNYCQTFFTDLVAIQNKQEIEYLNKSLPFHGHYYWIGIRKLGGTWTWVGTKKVLTKEAENWAAGEPNNRRFNQDCVEIYIKRQRESGKWNDEPCNRRKKALCYLASCQPHLCSQHGECVETIGSYHCDCYPGFHGPECENVAQCTELEPKGVHMNCSHPYGDFSYNSTCVFRCQEGFERQGEGTLQCLASQQWSADTPTCTAITCPVISAPDRGEMNCSHLHGDFAFGSTCTFSCQTGFALMGSENRECTATGTWTGDTPRCEVITCPALSVPDQGQLNCSHLHGDFNFGSTCAFSCQAGFALVGPESRECTATGTWTGDSPHCRAITCPLLSAPDRGEMNCSHLHGDFAFGSTCTFSCQIGFALMGPESRECMATGTWTGDTPHCEAISCPLLSAPHWGDMNCSHLYMDFAFGSTCAFTCQTGFLLMGPENRECTAMGTWTGDAPQCKAVTCPVLSAPDQGELNCSHLHGEFTFGSTCTFSCQTGFALMGVERRECTATGTWTGDAPQCKAIACPVLSAPDQGELNCSHLHGEFTFGSTCTFSCQTGFALMGVERRECTATGTWTGDAPQCKATACPVLSAPDQGELNCSHLHGEFTFGSTCTFSCQTGFALMGVERRECTATGTWTGDAPQCKAIACPVLNAPDHGELNCSHLHGEFTFGSTCTFSCQTGFALMGMESRECMATGSWTGDAPRCEAISCPVLDPPDRGQLSCSHMYGNFTYNATCTFSCEEGFVRMGAEVLLCAATGNWTRHPPVCAEDSAAFLKQVLAYSSGTALGVAGVVLSGALIAVLVKRLSDREEKKKLLNPTSDLGSPGIFTNAAYDANL